The segment ATAGTCAGTGGAAGTTAGTCAAGATAAGTTGTTAGTCAAAATTTTTATACAGTGGGTTCAATTTTAACTATTTACATATTATTGTATAAATAGCTACAGAGACTTTATTATAAAAAAGTAATCTTtgcatattaataatattttaatatcaaATATCTTTATTCTTGTATGTTTAGCGTATCTTGATACATATTGTTTTCACCTATAAATTAATTGATGAAATCAGAAACAAGGAGtaaaaaaaatgtatatttaTAGATCATTAATGGTGGATCAAAATTAAATGGAAGATTCTTCGGTGAAAGCAAAGCAAGCTAGCAAAGCTAGCAGTAAAATATTTCACCTACATAAAAACAAAGCAATACTGTCTTGGGATTAATCAAAAACTGTTCTAAGGTCAAAAGCAAACAACAAGGCACCAACTCAAGCAGCTATTACTTCAAACAATTCATTGCATGttactatgttttttttttatgatttaattatcTGATCTTAAGAACTATTCAACACCCAGAAGCTCAAACCATTGTTCTGTTTTCTTACTTCTTTAGTGTTCTTCATTAAATGTGTCTGCAATTTACGACCACATTAAAAACAAGACCACCTAACACTTCGTTCTCACACACAcagactctctctctctctcacctCCCTTATCTCACTCTTCAACATGGTTTTTCTTCTCTCTGTCTCTGGTCTTTTTCTGCATCTTTGACCTTCTCGTTACTTAATATAACTTCCAATCACTACTCTGTGTTGTACTTTCTTTGCAACTTCCCAACCCACATAAAGCTCAAGATTCTCACTTTTAGCAACCCTTTTTTTTTCCACGGTTTGTATCTTCTTTACTAGTTGCTAAGCATTATCTTCTCGCTTCTCACTCTCAGCTCCTTGGTGTGATGTAGTGTCTTGTTATGAGCTTTTGAGCTTGTTTCACTTGATTTGGGTTTCTGTTTATCTCAATGGACATGGGTTTTGAACTTCATTCATTGGCTGCTTCGATTAGTTTAAAAAGGAAGCATCTTTGTAAGTATCCCATTGctaaattagttaaatttttttCAGTGTTAAAACTATATCCATGTGTAGTCCTCTAGCTCATCCAAGCATTGCAACTTGCTGTAGAAGTTCTCTATATCTGTTATTGGTCCCATTCTGATATATTCTGAGATTTGTTGTGGGGTGGGCTTGGGGACTTCATTTGAAGGAATGCAGAGATTCAGTTCAGTAATTTTGTTGTTTCTGGTAGTGACTGCATTAGCACAATCTGATTTTGAAGCACTCTTAGAGCTCAAGAAGGGCATAGAGAAAGACCCTTCTGGTAAAGTCCTCGATTCATGGGACTCTAAGTCCTTGGCATCTGATGGGTGCCCCCGGAATTGGTTTGGCATCACCTGTAATGAAGGCCATGTGACTGCAATCACCCTAAACGGCTTGGGTTTGGTTGGAAACTTCAGTTTCCCTGTCATTGTTGGTCTTAAATTGCTTAGAAATTTGTCCATCTCAAGCAACCAGTTGACAGGGACCATCTCAAACATAGGCTCAATTCGTTCACTCCAATTTTTGGACCTCTCGGTTAATGCTTTTCATGGGGTTATACCATCAGGCATTGCCAATTTAAAAGATTTGGTTCTTCTGAATCTTTCTTCAAATAGTTTTGATGGCACATTTCCCTCTGGGTTTAGCAATCTTAAGAGGTTGAAATACTTAGATTTACGATCTAATGTATTTTCTGGGGATATCATGAAACTTTTGTCCCAATTGCAAAGTGTGGTGCATGTGGATTTGAGCAGCAATCAGTTATCTGGTTCACTGGACTTGGGAATTGGAACCTCCCATTTTATTTCTTCAATTCAGTATTTAAATATAAGCCAGAATTTGTTGGTTGGAGAGCTCTTTGCTCATGATGGAATGCCGTACTTTGACAGTTTAGAAGTGTTGGATGCCAGTAATAATCAGTTAGTGGGAACTATACCTTCCTTCAATTTCATAGTCTCTTTGAGGATTCTTCGGCTTGGGAGCAACCGCTTGTCAGGATCACTACCAGAAGCTCTTTTGCAAGAAAGCTCCATGATCTTATCTGAACTTGACCTCAGCCTTAATCAACTCAAAGGTATTCCCTTTTTAAACAGCCTAATGTAACTTTAGTGAGCAATTGTATCTGTTAGTGTATATCCTGCCACCCATTCCTAGTCTGCGTTGTATTTATATATTTCACCCTGCATTGCTAATTAAGTTTTGCTGTTTTTTTTATACGCTGCAATGACATTCCGGAGTGTTACATCATGCCTCTTTACATGTAGCATTTgcttattaaataatataagacGCTCCCTGTTTTTCCAGATTTCCGAAAGTATTGTACTCTCCATAACTTTAACTAGACAGTGCTAGAAAATGCATGCTTTTTTTCTGGCTTGCCAAACCGAAAATGAAGTTTGTCTTGGATCACAAGATAAATGAAGCCATTACAATAAGTGTCTGAAAATATTATTAGGTTCTGTCTATCTATTTAGGATATGCAGTTCAAAGTCAATTGTACAAGGTTTCATATGCCAATTACTTTGGTCAGTGATTGCTGAAGCTATGATTTTCAATCTTGGCAGAACCTGCTGCCCCACTATATTATGTTTTCAAACACTCTTGTGATTATTTCTTACTCATGAAAATTTTTGCATCCGTGGTAGGGCCGGTGGGGAGTATAACCTCAACAACCCTAAAGAAGCTCAACATATCATCAAACAAACTCTCAGGGTCCTTGCCTTCTAGGATAGGGCACTGTGCTGTCATAGATCTCAGTAACAACCTGCTCTCAGGGGACTTGTCCAGAATCCAAGGTTGGGGGAATTATGTGGAAATTATTGAATTGAGTTCAAACTCACTAACCGGGTCCTTGCCGGACAAAACTTCTGAGTTTTTAAGGCTGACTGCCTTCAAGGTGTGTAACAATTCATTACAAGGTGTTCTCCCATCAATTTTAGCTACATACCCAGAACTGAAGGTCGTCGATCTTAGCCTCAACCGCCTTAATGGATCTCTCCTTCCAAGCTTCTTCATGTCAACAAAGTTGACTGATCTCAATCTCTCAAGCAATAACTTTACTGGTTCAATACCTCTTCAGGACATAAAGAACCTGCCTTCTGTAAGTTCTACTGGAAATTTGAGCCTGTTGACTCTTGATCTGTCTCATAACTCATTAACTGGCAACTTGCCCCCCGAAATAGCCAAGTTCCATAACCTGGAAATCCTTAACCTATCCGATAACAAACTTGAGGGCAGTATCCCTGATGGTCTTCCTAATGAACTGAAAGGATTCAATGTGTCTCTTAATAATTTCTCTGGTGCTATACCCAACAACTTGAGGGGGTTTCCTGATTCATCATTCCATCCAGGAAACTCCTTATTGAAATTTGGATCTTTTCCATTGTCACCGAAAGGTTCTTCCGACCTGAATTTGAAGCCTCACAGGTCTCAGATAAAACCTGTCACCAGAATTGTCTTGATTGTTGGCTTGGTTGGCGGTGCTGCTATAATAGCTCTTGTGTGTGTAATGATTTACTATAGGAACAACTGGCAGGAAACTAGGAGTGAGGGTTTGAAAAGAAATGTTGGTAAAGAAACCGTATGTCAAGGAGAGTATTCCCTTTCTCATACATCAGTACCTTACAGAAGCAAGGATACATCATCTTCCTCATTTAGCTTTCGCCAAGAACTTTTGTCATCGTCCAAAAAGAGCTCTGCATTTGATCATGGGAACAGTTCATTCATTTTAAATGACCCAAAATATCTTGGTCACCTTGAGTCCACGAGAAGAGATGAAGGATTGGCTTCACCAATGTCCATCTTGTCATCTTCAAATGCATCTCCATCTAAAGCTGAATTTCCATTTGAGAGTTCCAGTGCACTAAAGGTTCGTTCTCCTGATAAACTAGCTGGGGATCTGCATCTCTTTGATGGATCTCTGGCGTTAACAGCAGACGAACTTTCACGTGCTCCGGCTGAAGTTATTGGAAGGAGTTGCCATGGGACATTGTATAAAGCCACACTTGACTCGGGTAACGTAT is part of the Gossypium arboreum isolate Shixiya-1 chromosome 5, ASM2569848v2, whole genome shotgun sequence genome and harbors:
- the LOC108450204 gene encoding probable inactive receptor kinase At5g10020; amino-acid sequence: MDMGFELHSLAASISLKRKHLLTALAQSDFEALLELKKGIEKDPSGKVLDSWDSKSLASDGCPRNWFGITCNEGHVTAITLNGLGLVGNFSFPVIVGLKLLRNLSISSNQLTGTISNIGSIRSLQFLDLSVNAFHGVIPSGIANLKDLVLLNLSSNSFDGTFPSGFSNLKRLKYLDLRSNVFSGDIMKLLSQLQSVVHVDLSSNQLSGSLDLGIGTSHFISSIQYLNISQNLLVGELFAHDGMPYFDSLEVLDASNNQLVGTIPSFNFIVSLRILRLGSNRLSGSLPEALLQESSMILSELDLSLNQLKGPVGSITSTTLKKLNISSNKLSGSLPSRIGHCAVIDLSNNLLSGDLSRIQGWGNYVEIIELSSNSLTGSLPDKTSEFLRLTAFKVCNNSLQGVLPSILATYPELKVVDLSLNRLNGSLLPSFFMSTKLTDLNLSSNNFTGSIPLQDIKNLPSVSSTGNLSLLTLDLSHNSLTGNLPPEIAKFHNLEILNLSDNKLEGSIPDGLPNELKGFNVSLNNFSGAIPNNLRGFPDSSFHPGNSLLKFGSFPLSPKGSSDLNLKPHRSQIKPVTRIVLIVGLVGGAAIIALVCVMIYYRNNWQETRSEGLKRNVGKETVCQGEYSLSHTSVPYRSKDTSSSSFSFRQELLSSSKKSSAFDHGNSSFILNDPKYLGHLESTRRDEGLASPMSILSSSNASPSKAEFPFESSSALKVRSPDKLAGDLHLFDGSLALTADELSRAPAEVIGRSCHGTLYKATLDSGNVLAIKWLKEGIAKGKKEFAREVKKLGYIKHPNLVSLQGYYWGPKEHEKLIISNYVNARCLAFYLQQTEPRKLPPLSLDERLRVAIDVARCLSYLHNERAIPHGNLKSTNILLETHNLTARLADYSLHRILTSAGTAEQVLNAGALGYRPPEFASSSKPCPSLKSDVYAFGVILMELLTGKSSGEIVSGSTGMVDLTDWVRLLASENRADDCFDPMILERDNIEQTHRTLDAMLQVALRCILPAQERPDMKSVYEDLSVIVLQKGKQKGF